Proteins from a genomic interval of Trifolium pratense cultivar HEN17-A07 linkage group LG6, ARS_RC_1.1, whole genome shotgun sequence:
- the LOC123889137 gene encoding uncharacterized protein At5g02240-like gives MATTTRVPFVSATTSFHNQCHKFCLVAKSITLPVSSSSLKLCCSSSYSSSLLSLSTQKNLKGVKRVGNRSSVVVAMAESSKSTVLVTGAAGRTGQIVYQKLKERSEEYVARGLVRTEESKQKIGAADGVFIGDIRDTESLVPAIQGIDALIILTSAVPLMKPGFDPTAGKRPEFYFDDGAYPEQVDWIGQKNQIDAAKAAGVKQIVLVGSMGGTDLNHPLNSLGDGNILVWKRKAEQYLADSGIPYTIIRAGGLQDKEGGIRELVIGKDDELLKTDIRTIARPDVAEVCIQALNFEEAQFKAFDLASKPEGTGSPTKDFKALFSQITTRF, from the exons ATGGCTACAACTACACGTGTTCCTTTTGTTTCCGCTACCACATCTTTTCACAACCAATGCCATAAATTTTGCTTAGTGGCAAAGTCAATAACTCTACcagtttcttcttcctcattaaagctttgttgttcttcttcttattcttcttctttgcTTTCACTTTCAACACAAAAGAATCTTAAGGGTGTGAAAAGAGTTGGAAACAGAAGTAGTGTTGTTGTTGCTATGGCTGAATCTTCAAAGAGTACTGTGCTTGTTACTGGTGCTGCTGGTCGTACAG GACAAATAGtttatcaaaaattaaaagagagGTCAGAAGAATATGTCGCTAGAGGGCTGGTTAGAACAGAAGAAAGCAAGCAGAAAATTGGTGCTGCAGATGGTGTCTTTATTGGTGATATAAGAGATACTGAAAGTCTTGTTCCTGCAATTCAAGGTATAGATGCTCTCATTATCCTCACAAGTGCAGTACCACTGATGAAACCCGGGTTTGATCCAACCGCAGGAAAAAGACCCGAGTTCTATTTTGATGATGGCGCATACCCTGAACAG GTTGACTGGATTGGACAGAAAAACCAAATCGACGCTG CTAAGGCTGCAGGAGTAAAGCAGATTGTGTTAGTAGGATCTATGGGCGGAACAGACCTTAACCATCCTTTGAACAGCTTGGGTGATGGAAATATATTG GTTTGGAAAAGAAAGGCCGAGCAATATCTGGCTGATTCTGGTATTCCGTATACTATTATAAG GGCTGGTGGCTTGCAAGACAAAGAGGGAGGTATCCGGGAACTCGTCATAGGAAAGGATGACGAGCTTCTCAAGACTGATATTAGAACAATAGCTAGACCTGATGTTGCAGAAGTCTGTATTCAG GCACTAAATTTTGAGGAGGCTCAGTTTAAGGCATTTGACTTGGCATCAAAACCTGAGGGGACTGGTTCACCAACAAAGGACTTTAAGGCTTTATTTTCCCAGATCACTACTCGCTTTTGA
- the LOC123889138 gene encoding probable WRKY transcription factor 49: protein MIEYSSMSKTMMEKIMTSNWSEGSELLRDLLVDESNSLLMLPQGIVNEVTNTSHDDFSKDQDFNRFISNIYSGPTISDIENALLVTNHSNHFQQISSTRVSILESSLSKIENKYTLKIKCFGNGMSDDGYRWRKYGQKSIKNSPNPRSYYRCTNPRCGAKKQVERSIEDPDTLIITYEGLHLHFTYPYFLVGQSHQSTAHPPIKKSKPTSSQEAHEAQTSASLGLISPNLLDSTQDKAQENLGRQGLLEDMVPFMVRNPTNNVDSD from the exons ATGATTGAGTACTCATCTATGTCAAAGACAATGATGGAGAAAATAATGACTTCTAATTGGTCAGAAGGGTCAGAACTTTTAAGAGACCTTTTAGTTGATGAGTCTAATTCTCTTCTTATGTTGCCACAAGGGATAGTAAATGAAGTAACCAACACAAGTCATGATGATTTTTCAAAAGACCAAGACTTTAATAGGTTCATTTCAAATATTTATTCAGGTCCTACCATTTCAGATATTGAAAATGCTTTGTTAGTTACTAACCATAGTAACCACTTTCAACAAATTTCATCAACAAG AGTTTCAATATTGGAAAGTAGTTTGAGTAAGATTGAGAATAAGTATACTTTGAAAATCAAATGCTTTGGCAATGGGATGAGTGATGATGGATATAGGTGGAGGAAGTATGGTCAAAAATCCATTAAAAATAGCCCAAATCCTAG GAGTTACTATAGGTGCACCAACCCTAGGTGTGGTGCTAAGAAGCAAGTTGAGAGATCCATTGAAGACCCTGACACTCTTATAATCACTTATGAAGGACTCCACTTACATTTTACTTATCCATATTTCTTAGTGGGCCAATCACATCAATCTACTGCTCATCCACCAATCAAGAAGTCCAAGCCCACTTCTTCACAAGAAGCCCATGAAGCCCAAACTAGTGCTTCTTTGGGACTCATATCACCAAATTTATTGGACTCTACACAAGATAAGGCCCAAGAAAATTTGGGCCGGCAAGGATTGCTCGAAGACATGGTACCATTCATGGTTAGGAACCCCACAAACAATGTTGATAGTGATTGA
- the LOC123889140 gene encoding cyclin-dependent protein kinase inhibitor SMR4, protein MEDECRTPRLLQNQIPAVFICPPPPRKKPVPGIRRPPPKEGYFQPPDLDSFFVMRKEAYA, encoded by the coding sequence ATGGAAGATGAATGTAGAACACCAAGGTTGTTGCAGAATCAGATTCCGGCTGTTTTCATTTGTCCACCGCCGCCGAGGAAGAAGCCGGTTCCTGGAATTAGACGACCGCCACCTAAGGAAGGGTATTTTCAACCACCTGATCTTGATTCGTTTTTTGTAATGAGAAAAGAAGCTTATGCTTAa
- the LOC123889141 gene encoding laccase-17-like → MNFFKVLLFGLCVITLFPELVVCRTRHYTFNIEYLNVTRLCHTRTILSVNGKFPGPRLVAREDDTVLVKVVNHISNNVTIHWHGIRQKTTGWSDGPAYITQCPIQTNQTYTYNFTITGQRGTLFWHAHISWLRATLYGPIIILPKHNESYPFQKPYKEIPILLGEWFNVDPEAVINQALQTGGGPNVSDAYTINGLPGPFYNCSSKDTFKLKVKPNKTYLLRIINAALNEELFFSIANHTLTVVEADARYIKPFNTDTIIITPGQTTNVLLKTKSYSPNNTLLMIARPYITGRGTFDNSTPAGFLQYKQHNSSTKNLPFLTPTLPSLNDTNFVSNFTKKFKNLANSKFPINVPKKIDKSFFFTVGLGTNPCPKNTTCQGPNNNTKFAASVNNFSFVLPSVSIMQAYYFGKSNGVYKTDFPETPLNPFNYTGTPPNNTMVNNDTKVVVLKFNTSVELVLQDTNILGAESHPLHLHGYDFFVVGQGFGNYDPNKDPAKFNLVDPVERNTIGVPAGGWVAIRFFADNPGVWFMHCHLDIHTSWGLRMAWLVLDGIESNQKLQPPPSDLPKC, encoded by the exons ATgaattttttcaaagttctttTGTTTGGTTTATGTGTTATAACATTGTTTCCTGAGCTTGTAGTTTGCAGAACAAGGCACTATACATTTAAT ATTGAGTATTTGAATGTCACAAGATTGTGTCACACAAGAACTATTTTGAGTGTAAATGGGAAATTCCCAGGACCTCGTTTAGTGGCAAGGGAAGATGATACAGTTTTGGTCAAGGTGGTTAATCATATCTCAAACAATGTAACCATTCATTG GCATGGAATAAGGCAGAAAACAACTGGTTGGTCTGATGGACCAGCATATATTACACAGTGTCCTATTCAAACAAATCAAACTTACACATACAACTTCACCATAACTGGACAAAGAGGAACCCTATTTTGGCATGCTCACATATCTTGGCTAAGAGCAACACTTTATGGACCTATCATCATTCTCCCTAAGCACAATGAATCTTATCCTTTtcaaaaaccatataaagaAATCCCCATCCTTCTTG GTGAATGGTTTAATGTTGATCCAGAAGCTGTTATAAATCAGGCATTGCAGACAGGAGGGGGACCAAATGTATCAGATGCATACACCATCAATGGCCTTCCGGGACCATTCTATAATTGTTCCTCTAAAG ATACATTCAAACTAAAGGTGAAGCCAAACAAGACATATCTACTAAGAATAATCAATGCAGCACTCAATGAAGAACTCTTCTTCTCCATTGCAAATCACACCTTAACTGTTGTTGAAGCTGATGCTAGATACATCAAACCATTCAACACAGACACAATCATCATAACACCAGGACAAACCACAAATGTTCttctcaaaacaaaatcatattcCCCTAACAACACTCTCCTCATGATTGCTAGACCTTACATTACAGGCCGTGGCACATTTGACAATTCTACCCCTGCAGGTTTCTTGCAATACAAGCAACATAACTCATCAACTAAAAATCTTCCCTTTCTCACACCAACACTTCCATCATTAAATGACACAAATTTTGTATCAAACttcacaaaaaaattcaaaaacttaGCCAATTCTAAATTCCCTATCAATGTACCGAAAAAGATCGACAAATCATTTTTCTTCACTGTTGGATTAGGAACTAATCCTTGTCCAAAAAACACAACATGTCAAGGTCCAAATAATAACACGAAATTCGCAGCTTCGGTgaacaatttttcatttgttcttCCATCCGTTTCGATTATGCAAGCATACTATTTCGGAAAATCAAATGGAGTGTACAAAACTGATTTTCCTGAAACCCCTTTGAATCCATTTAATTATACAGGAACTCCACCAAATAACACAATGGTTAACAATGATACAAAGGTGGTTGTGTTGAAATTTAATACTAGTGTTGAATTGGTGTTGCAAGATACTAATATTCTTGGTGCTGAGAGTCATCCTTTGCATCTTCATGGTTATGATTTCTTTGTTGTTGGACAAGGTTTTGGAAATTATGATCCTAATAAAGATCCtgcaaaatttaatttggttgaTCCTGTTGAAAGGAATACTATTGGTGTTCCTGCTGGTGGTTGGGTTGCCATTAGATTTTTTGCTGATAATCCAG GGGTATGGTTCATGCATTGTCACCTAGACATTCATACAAGTTGGGGTTTGAGAATGGCATGGCTTGTATTAGATGGAATTGAGTCCAACCAAAAGCTTCAACCACCACCTTCTGATCTTCCAAAATGTTGA